A single genomic interval of Orcinus orca chromosome 19, mOrcOrc1.1, whole genome shotgun sequence harbors:
- the GJC1 gene encoding gap junction gamma-1 protein, with the protein MSWSFLTRLLEEIHNHSTFVGKIWLTVLIVFRIVLTAVGGESIYYDEQSKFVCNTEQPGCENVCYDAFAPLSHVRFWVFQIILVATPSVMYLGYAIHKIAKMEHGEADKKAARSKPYAMRWKQHRALEETEEDHEEDPMMYPEMELESEKENKDQNQSKPKHDGRHRIQEDGLMKIYVLQLLARTVFEVGFLIGQYFLYGFQVHPFYVCSRLPCPHKIDCFISRPTEKTIFLLIMYGVTGLCLLLNIWEMLHLGFGTIRDSLNSKRRELEDPGAYNYPFTWNTPSAPPGYNIAVKPDQIQYTELSNAKIAYKQNKANIAQEQQYGSHEDNLPADLETLQREIKMAQERLDLAIQAYSHQNNPHGPRDKKAKVGSKAGSNKSSASSKSGDGKTSVWI; encoded by the coding sequence ATGAGTTGGAGCTTCCTCACTCGCCTGCTAGAGGAGATCCACAACCACTCCACGTTCGTGGGGAAGATCTGGCTCACTGTATTGATCGTCTTCCGGATTGTCCTTACAGCTGTAGGAGGAGAGTCCATCTATTACGACGAGCAAAGCAAATTTGTGTGCAACACAGAGCAGCCAGGCTGCGAGAACGTCTGCTATGATGCCTTTGCACCCCTCTCCCACGTGCGCTTCTGGGTGTTCCAGATCATCCTGGTGGCCACCCCCTCAGTGATGTACCTGGGCTACGCCATTCATAAGATTGCCAAAATGGAGCACGGTGAAGCAGACAAGAAGGCCGCTCGGAGCAAACCCTATGCAATGCGTTGGAAACAGCACCGGGccctggaagaaacagaagaggaCCATGAAGAGGATCCCATGATGTATCCAGAAATGGAAttagaaagtgaaaaagaaaataaagatcagaaCCAATCTAAACCTAAGCATGATGGCCGACACCGGATTCAGGAGGACGGGCTCATGAAAATCTACGTGCTGCAGCTGCTGGCAAGGACCGTGTTTGAGGTGGGCTTTCTGATAGGGCAGTACTTCCTGTATGGCTTCCAAGTCCACCCATTTTATGTGTGCAGCAGACTTCCTTGCCCTCATAAGATAGACTGCTTTATTTCCAGACCCACTGAAAAGACCATCTTTCTTCTGATAATGTATGGTGTCACAGGCCTTTGCCTGTTGCTTAACATTTGGGAGATGCTTCATTTAGGATTTGGGACAATTCGAGACTCACTAAACAGTAAAAGGAGGGAACTGGAAGATCCGGGTGCTTATAATTATCCTTTCACTTGGAACACACCATCTGCTCCCCCTGGCTATAACATTGCCGTCAAACCAGATCAAATCCAGTACACCGAACTGTCCAACGCTAAGATTGCCTACAAGCAAAACAAGGCCAACATCGCCCAGGAACAACAGTACGGCAGCCATGAGGACAACCTCCCAGCTGACCTGGAGACTCTGCAGAGGGAAATCAAAATGGCTCAGGAACGCCTGGATCTGGCAATCCAGGCCTACAGTCACCAAAACAACCCCCATGGTCCCCGGGACAAAAAAGCCAAAGTGGGGTCCAAGGCTGGGTCCAACAAAAGCAGTGCTAGTAGCAAATCGGGGGATGGGAAGACCTCCGTCTGGATTTAA